From Halobacillus sp. Marseille-Q1614, the proteins below share one genomic window:
- the rpsS gene encoding 30S ribosomal protein S19, producing the protein MGRSLKKGPFVDDHLMKKVEKLNEDSKNQVIKTWSRRSTIFPNFVGHTIAVYDGRKHVPVYVTEDMVGHKLGEFAPSRTFKGHSGDDKKTKR; encoded by the coding sequence ATGGGCCGCAGCCTGAAAAAAGGACCTTTTGTAGATGACCATTTAATGAAAAAGGTAGAGAAGTTGAACGAAGACAGTAAAAACCAGGTGATCAAAACTTGGTCTCGTCGTTCTACAATCTTCCCAAACTTTGTTGGACACACAATCGCAGTTTATGATGGACGCAAACACGTACCAGTATACGTGACAGAAGATATGGTAGGTCATAAACTTGGTGAATTCGCGCCATCCCGTACGTTCAAGGGACACTCTGGCGACGACAAGAAAACAAAACGCTAA